A window from Toxoplasma gondii ME49 chromosome IX, whole genome shotgun sequence encodes these proteins:
- a CDS encoding Nicotinate-nucleotide adenylyltransferase (encoded by transcript TGME49_305840) — protein sequence MGKRRICYFGGSFDPPTYGHMFSAAAVLDSGCVDEVWMSPCGGDPEPSADASPSICLLRGRESRVISEDSKETLTEPSEEWRQGAAAAERPRDCTSEEKHPGGTKRLPTQRNGWDTTGQASAEATAGAPDSSTKIRKTGELQNACGVTAIKRRPDKAMRTPAALRLHMIQLAVSHFFGPEESRRSPVRVLQWEALTPGFTPTFKVLKRLQEENPDCEFSILIGEDILPDLHKWYNAPALMDEFAFLIIPRNGEAHHMAMLLSSSERPTCRCSAKNVAASDTICACVSTSRIASASSASPQETEFAISSLTTIPACVEERQTPHTTGPSAANVSLETSGHSSLGRDDCERLEMPRCIACVRMAAAEAEQKLRGRIESTLRSLKRVAYIDHLCMQQGRPYFAWTASSSYVRRVLSRRRASSKAVVHCSTLMSPALYSFIDQHGLYVSE from the exons ATGGGGAAGAGACG cATTTGCTACTTCGGAGGCAGCTTCGACCCGCCCACTTACGGTCACATGTTCTCTGCGGCAGCAGTCCTCGACAGCGGTTGCGTTGACGAAGTCTGGATGAGTCCTTGTGGAGGAGATCCTGAGCCGTCGGCAGATGCTTCTCCCTCGATTTGTCTTTTGCGAGGCCGAGAGAGTCGAGTCATTTCTGAAGACAGCAAAGAGACGCTGACAGAGCCTTCCGAGGAGTGGCGGCAaggcgccgctgctgcagagagaccgagagatTGCACGTCGGAGGAGAAGCACCCAGGTGGAACGAAACGCCTTCCGACGCAGAGAAATGGCTGGGACACCACAGGACAGGCGTCTGCCGAAGCGACTGCAGGCGCCCCCGACTCGTCAACGAAAATTCGAAAGACAGGCGAACTCCAAAATGCATGCGGTGTGACGGCTATCAAACGGAGACCAGACAAGGCGATGAGGACACCGGCCGCCCTGAGGCTTCACATGATTCAACTCGCCGTGTCGCATTTCTTTGGACCTGAGGAATCACGAAGAAGCCCTGTGCGG GTTCTCCAATGGGAAGCTCTGACGCCAGGCTTCACCCCCACTTTCAAGGTGTTGAAGCGTCTTCAGGAAGAGAATCCCGATTGCGAATTTTCGATTCTCATTGGAGAAGATATCCTCCCCGATCTCCACAAGTG GTACAACGCTCCTGCTCTGATGGACGAGTTCGCATTTCTCATTATCCCGCGGAACGGCGAGGCTCACCACATGGCGATGCTCCTCTCGAGCTCCGAGCGGCCTACATGCAGGTGCTCGGCTAAGAACGTGGCTGCCTCAGACACCATATGCGCATGCGTGTCCACTTCTCGTATCGCTTCTGcatcgtctgcgtctcctcaaGAGACAGAATTTGCCATCTCGTCTCTCACGACAATCCCCGCTTGTGTAGAAGAACGGCAGACACCCCACACTACAGGTCCTAGTGCCGCAAACGTCTCTTTAGAGACTTCTGGCCACTCTTCACTTGGGAGAGACGACTGTGAACGTCTTGAAATGCCGCGATGCATCGCATGCGTCCGCATGGCAGCTGCCGAGGCAGAACAGAAACTACGGGGGCGCATAGAAAGCACATTGAGATCCCTCAAACGAGTTGCGTACATCGATcacctgtgcatgcaacaaGGGCGGCCATACTTCGCCTGGACTGCATCTTCCAGTTATGTCAGAAGAGTCCTTAGTCGTCGACGCGCATCGTCCAAAGCT GTCGTCCACTGCAGCACGCTCATGTCGCCAGCACTCTATTCCTTTATCGACCAGCACGGTCTATATGTGTCAGAGTGA